Proteins co-encoded in one Acanthopagrus latus isolate v.2019 chromosome 10, fAcaLat1.1, whole genome shotgun sequence genomic window:
- the wdr55 gene encoding WD repeat-containing protein 55, which yields MAASSEHAEVPSTVTDPPNIDKTEAPETSRDPDTSDSEHAGQDPDPDPDEDEDSDGGEPPEPKIRETPEDIKLEAIANTVALHPSRDILVCGDVDGDVYAYSYSCTEGENRELWSSGHHMKSCRQVRFSADGLKLYSVSRDKNIHLLDAERGQLVTRIRGAHGAPINSLLLVDENILATGDDGGTLKVWDMRKGTDIMDLKQHEDYISDIAVDQAKRILLTASGDGTMGVFNIKRRRFELLSEYQSGDLTSVALMKRGKKVVCGSSEGTIYIFNWNGFGATSDRFALKAESVECITPVTDNIMCTASMDGYIRAVNLLPNRVLGCIGQHVGEPIEELAKSWDSRFLVSSAHDQLIKFWDISSLPNMTVNEYRKRKKKHGRMKSLTKKAHGENDFFSGLVEETETKQEEEGDGEEEEEEEDDSDSGSD from the exons atggcGGCGTCCAGTGAACACGCTGAAGTCCCGTCCACAGTGACAGATCCTCCAAACATTGACAAAACAGAAGCCCCAGAAACCTCCAGAGACCCGGACACTTCAGACTCAGAGCATGCAGGTCAGGACCCAGATCCGGACCCGGATGAGGACGAAGATTCGGACGGAGGCGAACCGCCGGAGCCGAAGATCCGAGAAACCCCGGAGGACATCAAGCTGGAGGCGATCGCCAACACGGTGGCCCTTCACCCGAGCAGGGACATCCTGGTGTGCGGGGACGTGGACGGGGACGTGTACGCGTACTCCTACTCGTGTACGGAGGGGGAGAACCGGGAGCTGTGGTCGTCCGGACATCACATGAAGTCCTGCCGCCAGGTGCGGTTCTCCGCGGACGGGCTGAAGCTGTACAGCGTCTCCCGGGACAAAAACATCCACCTGCTGGACGCGGAGCGGGGACAGCTGGTGACGAGGATCCGAGGGGCGCACGGAGCTCCCATCAACAGCCTGCTGCTGGTGGACGAGAACATCCTGGCGACCGGAGACGACGGAGGCACACTCAAG GTTTGGGATATGAGGAAGGGGACGGACATCATGGATCTGAAACAGCATGAGGATTACATCAGTGACATCGCCGTGGACCAGGCCAAGAGAATCCTCCTCACTGCCAG TGGTGATGGTACCATGGGTGTCTTCAACATCAAGAGGCGGAGATTCGAGCTGTTGTCAGAGTACCAGAGTGGCGATCTGACCTCGGTGGCGCTGATGAAGCGGGGCAAGAAGGTGGTTTGCGGCTCCAGCGAGGGGACTATCTACATCTTCAACTGGAATGGCTTCGGAGCCACCAGCGACCGCTTTGCCCTCAAGGCTGAGTCGGTTGAGTGCATCACCCCGGTGACCGACAACATCATGTGCACCGCCTCCATGGACGGTTACATCCG AGCCGTGAACCTTCTTCCCAACCGGGTCCTGGGCTGCATCGGGCAGCATGTCGGCGAACCCATCGAAGAGCTCGCCAAGTCCTGGGACTCACGCTTCCTGGTCAGCAGCGCCCACGACCAGCTCATCAAGTTCTGGGACATTTCCAGTTTGCCCAACATGACTGTCAACGAATACcgcaagaggaagaagaaacatgGCCGAATGAAGTCTCTCACTAAGAAAGCCCACGGAGAGAACGACTTCTTCTCAGGACTTgtagaggaaacagaaacaaagcaggaggaagaaggggacggggaggaagaggaagaggaagaggatgacaGCGACAGTGGCAGCGATTAA
- the LOC119027543 gene encoding coiled-coil domain-containing protein 171, which yields MQTEPAERRRKPGRERRGESGQGRGEPRGSSEEEMTRLILTTSHQKEKQAGARGRREGREEEERGRNRSRGDGGRRAREARSRRAASVGGEGGEESERLRWRANQLEKEKLELTASHNQELCRLQAELTRLRSTVERGEAQRVELQYELTVSRRDASELGRDRLTLTERAAQLQQKVEELQKALDITRQAREEDQHALQQEVEERDRLIQSFSSENQRLHRLLQDHEEALEETERRRTEVQKEREKEAELNRQQANDLKYLTEREERSRREKEVCDQRIKVLESNIEAERAAHLETKFNSEIIQLRVRDLEAVLVAERSGQQEASCSLELLRAQLREVERAYSLERERSSSTEHALQRLQDEYEQCKSDLSVALETERKTTSDLTEKLEEEERRHANTHTLLEQAAQRQTDCMKHIRDTLELHNNAAKHDGNVSPSAEVLQLLKTTLNTCQHRQETTDRQVEDLLFASEKLQQENQMLRQLTSDQSRQLEESRQLLTKLEQEVTRLQQESSDWSTQSRGLQAELEREREERGREKEAREKEKEERTAEVQKITDDYQQESKACLSFLYCIYQRLLASCVLLNQSQSILGNFTWKELSDVINEQVDLLTSELRKANDKIAHLQSVCEKKSVCVRELQRSQECVLSRLEESVRRREEAWSSQHTHAVTQLQKELQVCRSQCDSLRDHASSLTSDLSRLQGLLSRSRRESASFLSACALMAGALKHTQRRLQTLCQQKTLLSRRLAEREVLEEEVRRLAGALGSDEDEEEEDEEEGRRRAERSRAVRRWRRSVCVVLAVRRWRVLAQQTAVLFRVEVGGGGPAVCVCGGATTATQKGQDSVRAAKDDDDDDDDDEGVCARWLRSKSLASAILSSVSDLQAALSHRGSSPPDVMSASRSALSRLLDHLLNQSEVPSSLSHCTLDKDTLSGRLRLGLSRLTPPQPNTKALVSTLQQHFLLFSQRLHSAEVERRSLRLEVANLKKGLRQERAETSRTVPAERFNSVCVELRQALSREQEAQALIQEQTDRLHTLQRRVDTHTSEQANTQHTLGQTSQSLLEARQEVSRKERSLRILGKHLSGVQRERKQLEERLRQVEEELREAGRRKDSLISSMKAAETSCREVRDSLVQSRRSLSAQPRPLPLHLELSGAESIMGAPEVAACQSLLTAVANLHHTCSSRIDWLEQEVSAHRSHVTALRSELQDACLRDNLAFVPVSEFPEVSPFTDVETSAPVPLSDLSKEPPVCLNPAPSQSDPAPSSPRSKPSRTKEKKTLKKNRGGRR from the exons ATGCAGACAGAACCAGCGGAGCGGAGGAGGAAGCCTGGCCGGGAGAGGCGCGGGGAGAGCGGGCAGGGCCGTGGAGAGCCGCGGGGGAGCTCCGAGGAGGAGATGACAAG GTTGATCCTCACCACCAGCCACCAGAAGGAGAAGCAGGCAGGAgcgagaggaagaagagagggaagggaggaagaggagcgagGCCGGAACAGAAGCCGAGGAGATGGAGGCAGGAGGGCGAGGGAGGCGAGGAGCAGGAGGGCGGCGTCTGtcggaggagaaggaggcgagGAGTCGGAGAGGCTGAGGTGGAGAGCCAATcagctggagaaagagaagcTGGAGCTGACGGCGAGCCACAACCAGGAG ctgTGTCGGCTGCAGGCGGAGCTGACCCGGCTGAGGTCGACGGTGGAGCGAGGAGAAGCTCAGCGGGTGGAGCTTCAGTACGAGCTGACGGTGAGCCGCAGAGACGCCTCCGAGCTCGGCAGGGACAGGCTCACACTCACAG agcgaGCAGCGCAGCTCCAGcagaaggtggaggagctgcagaaagcTCTGGACATCACCCGGCAGGCCAGAGAGGAGGACCAGCATGCTttgcagcaggaggtggaggagcgaGACCGACTGATCCAGAGCTTCAGCTCCGAAAACCAACGACTGCACCGCCTGctgcag GATCACGAGGAGGCcctggaggagacggagaggagaagGACGGAGgtgcagaaggagagagagaaggaggcggaGCTTAACAGACAACAAGCCAATGACCTGAAATAcctgacggagagagaggagaggagcaggagggagaaggag gtgtgcGATCAGAGGATCAAGGTTCTGGAGTCAAACATCGAGGCCGAGCGAGCGGCTCACCTGGAGACCAAGTTCAACTCTGAGATCATCcag CTGCGGGTCCGGGACCTGGAGGCGGTGCTGGTGGCGGAGCGGTCCGGCCAGCAGGAGGCGTCGTGCAGCCTGGAGCTGCTGAGAGCTCAGCTGAGGGAGGTGGAGCGAGCCTAcagcctggagagagagaggagcagcagcactgagcacGCTCTGCAGAG gctgcagGATGAATACGAGCAGTGCAAGTCTGACCTGAGCGTTGCCTtggagacggagaggaagacgacctctgacctcacagagaagctggaggaggaggagagacggcacgccaacacacacacactgctggagcag gcagctcagagacagacggactgcatgaaacacatcagagacacaCTCGAACTACACAACAACgcag CAAAGCATGATGGGAATGTGAGTCCTTCTGCTgaagtcctgcagctgctgaagacGACACTCAACACCTgccaacacagacaggaaaccactgacagacag GTCGAGGATCTGCTGTTTGCATCAGAGAAGCTTCAGCAGGAGAACCAGATGCTCCGACAGCTGACCTCAGACCAGAGCAGACAGCTGGAG gagtCACGGCAGCTGCTGACCAAactggaacaggaagtgactcGCCTGCAACAGgagagctctgattggtcgacgCAGAGCCGAGGTCTGCAGGccgagctggagagagagagggaggagagggggagagagaaggaggcgagggagaaagagaaggaggagaggacggCAGAGGTGCAGAAGATAACAGACGACTACCAACAAGAGTCAAAG gcctGTCTGTCCTTCCTCTACTGTATCTACCAGCGCCTGCTGGCCAGCTGCGTCCTCCTCAATCAGTCCCAGAGCATCCTGGGTAATTTCACCTGGAAGGAGCTGAGTGACGTCATCAACGAACAGGTTGACCTTCTGACCTCTGAACTCCGGAAGGCCAAcgacaag atcGCCCacctgcagagtgtgtgtgagaagaagagtgtgtgtgtgcgtgagctgCAGCGCagtcaggagtgtgtgttgtcTCGTCTGGAGGAGAgcgtgaggaggagggaggaggcgtggagcagccaacacacacacgctgtgaCACAGCTTCAGAAGGagctgcag GTGTGTCGTTCTCAGTGCGACTCCCTCCGTGACCACGCCTCCTCTCTGACCTCCGACCTCTCGCGGCTGCAGGGCCTCCTCTCTCGGAGCCGCAGGGAGTCGGCCTCCTTCCTGTCGGCCTGCGCTCTGATGGCCGGagcgctcaaacacacacagcgccGTCTGCAGACGCTCTGCCAGCAGAAAACACTCCTGTCCAGACGGCTGGCGGAGagggaggtgctggaggaggaggtgaggaggctgGCCGGAGCCCTGGGAAgtgatgaagacgaggaggaggaggacgaggaggagggacgaAGACGAGCGGAGAGGAGCAGGGCAGtgaggcggtggaggaggagtgtgtgtgtggtgctggcGGTGAGGAGGTGGCGTGTTCTGGCCCAACAGACGGCGGTGTTGTTTCGggtggaggtgggaggaggcgggccggctgtgtgtgtgtgtggaggagcgACTACGGCAACACAGAAGGGTCAAGACTCAGTGAGAGCAG CTAaagatgacgatgatgatgatgatgatgatgaaggagtGTGCGCTCGCTGGCTGCGCTCTAAATCTCTCGCCTCCGCCATTTTGTCCTCCGTGTCCGACCTGCAGGCGGCGCTGTCACACAGGG GCTCCTCCCCTCCAGACGTGATGTCAGCCTCCCGTTCTGCTTTGTCCCGCCTCCTGGATCACCTCCTCAACCAATCAGAAGTGCCATCCAGTCTGTCTCACTGCACATTGGACAAGGACACGCTGAGCGGCCGGCTGAGACTCGGCCTGAGCAGACTGACGCCTCCACAGCCGAACACCAAG GCCCTGGTGTCGACCCTCCAGCAGCACTTCCTGCTCTTCAGCCAACGGCTGCACTCGGCCGAGGTGGAGAGGCGGAGCCTGAGGCTGGAGGTGGCCAATCTGAAGAAAGGCCTGCGGCAGGAGAGAGCGGAGACCAGCAGGACG gtcccAGCTGAGCGcttcaacagtgtgtgtgtggagctccGTCAGGCgctgagcagagagcaggaagctCAGGCACTGATCCAGGAGCAGACGGACCGGCTGCACACACTGCAGCGCCGAgtcgacacacacacctcggaGCAGGcgaacacacaacacacactcggCCAGACGTCACAG TCTCTGTTGGAGGCTCGGCAGGAGGTGAGTCGGAAGGAGCGCTCGCTGAGGATTCTGGGTAAGCACCTGTCGGGGGtccagagggagaggaagcagctggaggagagactgcggcaggtggaggaggagctgagggaggccGGCAG ACGTAAAGATTCGCTGATCAGCAGCATGAAGGCTGCGGAGACGAGCTGCAGGGAGGTCAGAGACAGTCTCGTCCAATCACGTCGCTCCCTGTCGGCTCAGCCCCGCCCTCTGCCGCTACACCTGGAGCTGAGTGGAGCAGAGAGCATCATGGGAGCTCCTGAGGTGGCGGCGTGTCAg agcCTCCTCACCGCCGTCGCTAACCTCcatcacacctgcagctccaggaTCGACTGGCTGGAGCAGGAAGTCTCCGCCCACCGCAGTCACGTGACCGCGCTGCGCAGCGAGCTGCAGGACGCCTGTCTCCGTGACAACCTGGCCTTCGTCCCC GTGTCTGAGTTTCCTGAAGTGTCTCCGTTCACTGACGTAGAAACCTCTGCACCTGTTCCCCTCTCAGATTTGTCCAAAGAGCCGCCAGTCTGTTTAAACCCCGCCCCCTCTCAGTCAGACCCCGCCCCCTCATCTCCTCGCTCCAAACCCTCCAGGACGAAGGAGAAGAAAAccctgaagaagaacagaggagggagacgatAG
- the LOC119027427 gene encoding zinc finger protein basonuclin-2 codes for MRTTPDTEESIRCTAPGCSCQCFKPGSVQLRSCDRCGHGWVSHALEKLHRQAQQPSTCGPVEVALPGLVFDLSSLVLYGAQAIPVRLKILLDRLYSILTPDQVQVGHILHTLGWSLGDYVRGYMLQFPGGKVLDRWLMVTPEEELLILKQFLRFGETRPIVELMTLQCLTAANHLSDLELNPASKGCQSNLSTFIEWNGGTPGPLRNIRGDSLLVAGVCRFKRTSPDERNDSVHHFETFPGGQSLLLPFHFPSSTFHCLVPPHKELVPPSKLTQCLRRPNGIKLAERQRQEGGSRGQENDPLLQQPKVEPCLRIKADPDKPNPVLLIRHQDAQFNFDQRIDLQRANQQNPSSHSPSSDCSLHPSVSSSPPKISHKSFSLSPLPSFSSSFLCPLPASSFSSSLHPLPSSPPSLRPLPSSLCSLSSFSPAGGRKGRVCCGVCGKSFYDKGTLKIHYNAVHLKIKHRCTVAGCTMVFSSLRSRNRHSANPNPRLHTGAGRDNAHNHRNTHADLHTIIHSETQMHKDSHRNVHNTHTRMCKEIGNTLWQQDDDANTRVRIHDLRNGLNGHTEPQHGCRDKTPPNTDSTSNLHSQTPPPPPPPLLPACTAPPLVVPTLEKTNCCRHLLNLHTTHAAPATITTANGQPVSRDHDVTACTSPPTNQQRRRWDSSDPVPKKKPRKSSMPVKIEREKAKEEEC; via the exons ATGAGGACGACTCCGGACACTGAAGAG TCCATCAGGTGTACTGCGCCCGGCTGCAGCTGCCAGTGCTTCAAACCAGGAAGTGTTCAGCTCAGGTCATGTGATCGCTGCGGACACGGCTGGGTGTCTCACG CCTTGGAGAAGCTCCATCGTCAGGCCCAGCAGCCGTCCACCTGTGGCCCAGTGGAGGTGGCCCTTCCTGGGCTGGTGTTCGACCTGAGCTCCCTGGTCCTCTACGGAGCTCAGGCCATTCCTGTCCGACTCAAAATCCTGCTGGATCGTCTCTACAGCATCCTCACCCCAGACCAGGTACAg GTCGGACACATCCTGCACACACTGGGCTGGAGTCTGGGGGATTATGTTCGAGGGTACATGCTGCAG TTTCCCGGTGGGAAGGTGTTGGACCGCTGGTTGATGGTGACTCCTGAAGAAGAGCTGCTCATCCTCAAACAGTTCCTTCGCTTTGGCGAGACGCGCCCCATCGTGGAGTTGATGACACTACAGTGCCTGACAGCTGCCAATCACCTGTCTGATCTGGAGCTAAACCCCGCCTCCAAGGGCTGCCAGTCAAACCTCAGCACGTTCATCGAGTGGAACGGGGGAACCCCAGGACCGCTGAGGAACATACGAGGAGATTCACTTCTGGTGGCCGGTGTCTGCCGGTTTAAGAGGACCAGTCCTGACGAGCGCAACGACTCTGTCCACCATTTTGAAACCTTCCCAGGTGGACAGTCGTTGCTTCTGCCTTTCCACTTTCCAAGTTCAACCTTTCACTGCTTGGTTCCTCCCCACAAG gaGCTTGTTCCTCCCAGTAAGCTGACACAGTGCCTCCGGAGGCCCAATGGGATCAAACTGGCCGagagacaaaggcaggaagGCGGATCAAGAGGACAAGAGAATGATCCGCTTCTACAGCAACCTAAAGTCGAACCGTGTTTAAGAATCAAAGCTGACCCTGACAAGCCAAACCCGGTTCTGTTGATACGCCATCAGGACGCCCAGTTCAACTTCGACCAGAGGATTGACCTTCAACGGGCCAACCAGCAGAACCCCTCCTCACACTCGCCTTCCTCAGACTGCTCACTTCATCCATCAGTTTCCTCGTCTCCACCGAAGATTTCCCACAAGTCCTTCTCTCTCAGCCCTCTAccatccttctcctcctccttcctgtgtcCTCTCCCGGCCTCCTcgttctcttcctccctccatcctctcccatcctctcctccctccctacGCCCTCTCCCGTCTTCCCTCTGCTCCCTGTCCTCTTTTTCACCTGCAGGAGGTCGTAAGGGGAGAGTCTGCTGTGGCGTTTGTGGGAAAAGCTTCTATGACAAAG GAACGCTGAAGATCCACTACAATGCCGTCCACCTGAAGATCAAACATCGCTGCACAGTTGCCGGCTGCACCATGGTCTTCAGCTCGCTGCGCAGCCGAAACCGCCACAGCGCCAACCCGAACCCGCGGCTGCACACTGGCGCCGGCAGAGACAACGCGCACAACCACAGGAACACTCACGCTGACCTGCACACAATCATTCACTCtgaaacacagatgcacaaagACTCCCACAGAAACGtacacaacactcacacacggATGTGCAAAGAGATCGGGAACACACTCTGGCAGCAGGACGACGATGCAAACACAAGAGTACGAATACACGACCTGAGAAACGGACTCAACGGTCACACAGAACCCCAACATGGCTGCCGGGACAAAACCCCCCCGAATACAGACTCCACCTCCAACCTGCACTCCcagacccctcctcctcctcctcctcccctcctcccagcatgcactgctcCCCCCCTAGTTGTTCCCACGCTGGAGAAAACCAACTGCTGTCGACACCTGCTCAACCTCCACACCACCCACGCCGCACCTGCCACCATCACCACGGCCAACGGTCAACCTGTGTCACGTGACCATGATGTCACGGCTTGCACCAGCCCACCAACCAAtcagcagcggcggcggtggGACTCAAGTGACCCCGTCCCAAAGAAGAAGCCCAGGAAGTCGAGCATGCCGGTGAAAATAGAAAGAGAGAAGGCGAAGGAAGAGGAGTGTTGA